One window of Thermocoleostomius sinensis A174 genomic DNA carries:
- a CDS encoding cation:proton antiporter — MVVLATPTASVAPLPLTDPVYVFCVLLLIIGLAPLIGAKLRLPPLVVLIILGTVLGTNVLGVLSRDQQLQLLEKIGLLYIMLLAGMQMDLSNLQRLGSRALVFGLLTFAVPFSFGVLSAHLLGYALITGLLLGIMFSPHTLVSYPIVLRLGITRHEAVGVAVGGTVVTSILTLTGLSIVQAIASGGVGWQLWAKLLLVLPLLVLTAFWIVPRLGRRILQSTTQLDANALVPQFIFVLTCLFVIASATLLLGIDSIVGAFIAGLALNSVVSKHPVLMKQVEFVGNSVFIPCFLISVGVLCNPTVLIQHPENLGLAAIVIICAVGAKFLAAGIAGTVFKYSLAEIMTMLGLTMSRAALVLVVALYGMKTVIPDGTNTILSEGLFNAIIAYIIVTCLVGPLVTNTFGQRLALAEQSQPSYQDVG, encoded by the coding sequence ATGGTTGTTTTAGCCACACCTACAGCTTCGGTGGCTCCACTACCGTTGACTGATCCGGTTTATGTATTTTGTGTTTTATTACTAATTATTGGACTCGCACCGCTGATTGGAGCAAAGCTACGTCTACCACCGCTGGTGGTTTTAATCATCTTGGGCACGGTCCTCGGTACAAATGTGTTGGGAGTCTTATCTCGCGATCAACAGTTGCAGCTATTAGAAAAAATTGGGTTGCTCTACATTATGCTGCTGGCTGGAATGCAGATGGATTTGAGCAATTTGCAGCGACTGGGATCGCGAGCGTTGGTGTTCGGACTGCTTACCTTTGCGGTTCCGTTTAGCTTTGGCGTCTTGTCTGCCCATTTATTAGGCTATGCTCTGATCACTGGATTACTGCTAGGAATTATGTTTTCGCCGCATACACTAGTGTCCTATCCGATCGTGCTGCGGTTGGGCATTACGCGCCATGAAGCGGTGGGGGTTGCGGTCGGCGGTACGGTGGTTACGTCAATTTTAACGCTGACGGGGTTATCGATCGTCCAGGCCATTGCTAGCGGCGGGGTGGGCTGGCAACTATGGGCAAAGCTGCTGTTGGTGCTGCCGTTACTAGTTTTGACTGCCTTTTGGATTGTGCCTCGCTTGGGTCGGCGGATTCTGCAATCGACAACGCAACTAGACGCTAATGCGCTGGTGCCACAGTTTATTTTTGTTTTAACGTGTCTGTTTGTGATCGCCTCGGCGACGTTACTGCTGGGCATTGACTCGATCGTTGGGGCGTTCATTGCCGGATTAGCGCTGAATTCTGTGGTTTCCAAGCATCCTGTTTTAATGAAACAAGTGGAATTTGTCGGCAATAGTGTGTTTATTCCCTGCTTTTTGATTTCGGTGGGCGTACTGTGTAATCCTACTGTTCTGATTCAACATCCAGAAAATTTGGGACTAGCGGCGATCGTCATTATCTGTGCAGTAGGGGCTAAGTTTTTGGCGGCGGGCATAGCGGGCACGGTGTTCAAGTATTCATTAGCGGAAATCATGACAATGCTTGGGCTGACTATGTCACGGGCAGCGTTGGTGCTTGTGGTGGCGCTATATGGCATGAAAACCGTGATTCCCGATGGAACAAATACAATTTTGAGCGAGGGATTGTTTAACGCCATCATTGCTTATATCATCGTCACCTGTTTGGTGGGGCCACTTGTCACCAATACCTTTGGTCAACGGCTTGCGCTAGCGGAACAATCGCAACCGTCTTATCAAGATGTTGGATAG
- a CDS encoding Gfo/Idh/MocA family protein: protein MALVRVGLVGTGYAAKRRAEAFQADARSQLVAVAGHTCDKTQAFAQTYAAEASPTWQDLVTRSDIDLVVVANVNREHGRVVRSALQAGKHVVVEYPLTLDVAEAEALVQLADSQAKLLHIEHIELLSGIHQTAKAALPQIGTPFYVRYNSLNSQHPAPKKWTYQSDLFGFPLIGAVSRIHRLVDLFGTVATVNCQSRFWGTNHSESQYTACICTAQLRFVNGLIAEVIYGKGEAIWQSIRSLEIHGEQGGIFVDGDQGTLVQSERTQPLEVGSRRGLFAQDTTMVLDYLDQGTPLYGSIAARLHALHVADAARRSAETQQVIGLESGQVAL, encoded by the coding sequence ATGGCTTTAGTTAGGGTGGGATTGGTGGGTACGGGATATGCAGCCAAGCGGCGGGCGGAAGCCTTTCAAGCGGATGCTCGATCGCAATTAGTGGCTGTAGCAGGGCATACCTGCGACAAAACCCAAGCCTTTGCCCAAACCTATGCCGCCGAAGCTAGCCCAACGTGGCAAGATCTGGTGACACGATCGGATATTGATTTGGTGGTGGTGGCAAACGTGAATCGCGAGCATGGTCGGGTGGTGCGCTCAGCGTTGCAGGCGGGTAAGCATGTGGTGGTTGAGTATCCGCTGACGCTGGATGTAGCAGAGGCAGAAGCGTTGGTGCAATTGGCGGACTCTCAAGCCAAGCTGCTACATATTGAGCATATTGAACTGCTGAGCGGCATTCACCAAACGGCTAAAGCGGCGCTACCGCAAATTGGGACACCGTTCTATGTGCGCTACAACAGCCTCAATTCGCAGCATCCGGCTCCCAAAAAATGGACGTACCAGTCCGATTTGTTTGGGTTTCCGTTGATCGGAGCAGTGTCTCGGATTCATCGCCTAGTCGATCTATTTGGGACGGTGGCAACGGTGAACTGTCAGTCCCGATTTTGGGGAACAAATCACTCAGAAAGCCAGTATACGGCTTGCATATGCACGGCACAGCTTCGCTTTGTCAACGGGCTTATAGCAGAGGTAATTTACGGCAAAGGAGAGGCGATTTGGCAATCGATTCGATCGCTGGAAATTCACGGTGAGCAAGGAGGTATTTTCGTGGATGGCGATCAAGGAACGCTGGTGCAGTCTGAGCGCACTCAACCGTTGGAGGTGGGCAGTCGGCGCGGTCTGTTTGCCCAAGATACAACAATGGTGCTTGATTATTTAGACCAAGGAACTCCGTTGTATGGGTCGATCGCGGCGCGTCTTCATGCCTTGCACGTGGCGGATGCGGCTCGACGATCGGCTGAAACTCAGCAGGTGATTGGGTTGGAATCTGGACAGGTAGCGCTATAA
- a CDS encoding DUF2103 domain-containing protein: protein MAQSPKGRLVWNHSTHIAGLIAVLERLTEVEGISTITPAVIGPARSKHPALQLKVSVPIRGGFKVIARKGKSVQEVFVLTTLSKEALEKAIDQAMMQ, encoded by the coding sequence ATGGCCCAGTCACCTAAAGGTCGCCTTGTTTGGAACCACTCAACACATATTGCTGGGTTAATTGCTGTCTTAGAACGATTAACTGAAGTAGAGGGAATTTCTACCATTACTCCAGCGGTGATTGGCCCTGCTCGATCGAAACATCCAGCTTTGCAGCTTAAGGTATCGGTTCCTATTCGGGGTGGCTTCAAGGTGATTGCCCGCAAAGGTAAATCTGTGCAAGAAGTTTTTGTGCTCACCACTCTTAGCAAAGAAGCCTTAGAAAAGGCGATCGATCAGGCCATGATGCAGTAG